In Spodoptera frugiperda isolate SF20-4 chromosome 31, AGI-APGP_CSIRO_Sfru_2.0, whole genome shotgun sequence, the genomic window gtGAAAAGCGCGTTAAATGATgcggatttttttaaagatgatTTGTAAAGAAATGTAACTTTCcaatctaaaatataattttgttgcaGAACGATTGATAGAAATACTCTAAGCGACATTTACGCAGTAGCTGGTAATCTAATGAATAAAGGTAAATACAGTTTGGACAATGATTTCGGCCAGTGGAGAAGACTGTCAAGTGTGAGATACTCCACAAAATATAAAAGGCCTAAACATGACATAGCAGTTGCTGTGAGTATTTTTATAGATTCAACAGAAACGGGCTGATAATACATGTGTATAAAGAGGAATGTTCAAAATGTGAACTTGTAGCACTTGTAGCCAATGAAATAGAAgcattgtacctacctacctatattattttGGGCCAACtttgtataagtttttttttatcagataATGTAACTATCGtacaataaaatgatatatTAGCTAAGGGTCTTCGATTGGCATAATTAGGTCCAAACATTTTTGAGTATTATCTGTTTAGCTATTACGTATTAATTTGAGTACATCATTATTCCAGTTCAAGTTAGCTGTACATAAAATCCATTAAAAACAAACCTTGTTTCAGTATTTAGATGACCCCttcatatataataaatatattggtCCCATTCCAATTGCGACGAAAAATCAAGATTATAACAGACTATGCTTGGTTTCAGGGTACGGAAAGACAAGGAGTAACAAAAAGGTATGTATTGTACAAGTACTGTATAGtactacaattatttatttatggatacACCAACGACATATGAATTTACTAGatatcacatattatttttttcattagttTGCTATGAATTCGTCACTTATAGGTGTATACAGCACtcaattatcactcttattATTTAAGACTGAAACAGTAGATTTTCTTTACTCCGGCTACGACATAGTGCGTCGGGATCGCACGACGATCTCTGgctaccgtaagtgcgggtttgcggacggcgagcaagggtaactCGCCACCCGAcgagaactagacccgtgcgaACGACGTCTCGGGTGcagcgcgcgcctcaaagagccatcagcccaccacagatggggctcagctCAATAGGGTTGATACCGAcctggagttgcggactgcctagcgggttaccggggctccggcacgaaaaacaggagtaggaacgacatggtttttagtcagtaagagtctgatactccctcggAGTTGGCACGAGGTGATTTTAGACTCGCAGTGACTAAAACCATCTCGTGCCAACTCCTGATCTATGCCGGGACCATTGTGGCTAGCCTCTCTCACGTCCACAGTTATTCCGTCTAATTATTTCTTTGCTACTATTGGTATAATAACTCACATATTCGTTCTTTTCTAGTATTCAAGTGAAATTCTTTTAAAAGCGTATTTGGAAATAATGACTTCGTACAACTGTACTAAACTATACCACTACAATATGGAAACGTTTATATGTACTGCTACACAGTTCGCAGATACTGCAAGAGTTAgttggtattttaatttttaaatcttatgTAATTCAGAAATTAGTCCTTTTATAGATGTGTGTAACATCTACATAACGTAAAAATGAATTGTAGAATGTGTTGCTACGTGCAAACCTCAAGCacagctggaccgatttcgttaattctttttttgataGGTTGGTTATTTAAGTATTTCTACACCAGCTTCAGTAACATACTTTCCTGTTTTTCAGGGTGATTCTGGCGGGCCTTTAGTCTGTACCAACACGAGTGATCCGAACGAAAGAGATATTGGAGTATTAGTTGGCATTGCCAGTTCAAACAGCCCAAATCGATCTTCTTTATTCGTGAGAGTCTCTAAATACTACAACTTTATAACTAGAGAAACGGTACCAGTTATTAGGTACAACAAATACGGGCAACTGCGATCTAGTTGTATTGCTCACAAATTTGACTTCTGTATGCTAATTTTGTTACCATTTGTCACCATTCAAATGTCAGTGTTGAGTTATCAATTATGCCATTTGTTATTTTACCTGGTCTAGATGGAATGGAACCCTAATTGTTAAGATAATAACGTCATTTTTCTTAACCTGAATAAATCTGATTTACagattctatattatatttccaGTTTAATGATTCAGTAAATTCAGAAAGTCTTTTTAATACTATATCAATCTACagcaaaatgttttgtataGACTGTACATAAtagaagaatttaaaaacacgtcgatgattttatttcaaaattagatTTGTAATTTGTTACATAGAAAATTACTACTTAATTTATCTtgggcttttttttgaggggggaaaatcatccaattacttctcccaccttgggcgaggcgagagggagtgtcactcttactgactaaataccaccccgttccttctcctgcttttctaaccagagccccggtaaacccgctaggtagtccgcagctccgaaatttattttaagcttaGCTTTTTAGGAATGAAATAGGACATGAATTGAATGATGAATTtagagcatgcatgaaaagactgatgactgttgatgaagcgaaagaagtatgtaagattcgtagcaattggcgttgcaTTACCTCCGCCTtgccatgggagacagacgtgaggaTATGTATATAAATGAAACAAGTTTTAGTACACAGTAACTAAAGAGCAACAGTTTAATAACACAATATCAATATACAAAGAACCATAATGAATTTGTTAACATACACGTCACAGCTGAGGTCAGTCACCCACTTGTTGAAGGCACCAACTCGCATGTGGAGGTTTGGTAGACCGATGTTGACGATGCTGGTCACAGCGACCAACACACCTTGGTTCTCGTCAACCTCCGCCGGATCCCCTGTTTCGTAGCACACTAAGCCGCCACCTTCAGTTTCCTGAAAATTCAGACATCAACAACATCATgccattttatccccgaaggggtaggcagaagtggaCATTACAAtgtatggtgaaaagtggctacttttcagcatttgtgttataagtcccatgtgatagcgggtgagcctattgccataatattgGTCAATGGTCATGATTCCAGACTTCGTGTAAacagaaattttcgaaaaacacgaaaaaggcccagtaatactttgcccgacccgggaatcgaacccgagaccccttgtccggcagtcgcacttgcgaccattcgatcAACGAAGAGTCAGAAAATTTAGAAATTGTAACAAATATCTCAGGATCTCCCCCTTCCCCTCCTATTTTACTAGTCAGTAGAGCCAATAATGACTGGCTGAAGGACTTCCGAAGTGCTTTGAATTAGACTCACAGGCTGTAGATGTTGATGGTAATAtgcagcaaaaaaaaaaaagaaatcgatTCGAGAGCGCGTTCGCCGCTCTAAATGGCCGGtacgaattaaccaaccaattagagtgCCAAACGAgttcttgtttcgatctcgttaaacgcaaaacaaacttgtactaagcccaTCGGTTAAGTTATCAAAGACGCGATGTATCGTAAAAAAACAACTCACAGAGTACGCGTACTGGTTCCGATTATCAAATATAGTGCACATAAACAGTCTGCAACTTCTACACAGAAGCTTCTCGCATTCTTCTCTCTGCATCATTTCAACTTCTTcggtatacaaatatttaacagCAGACCAACTCTGAAACAAGACAATATAATGTTATACACgtaataagaatattaaaatatgtatttatgataCCTAAGTGTGAAAGAACcttgcttcagcacgaatggactggctcgaccggagtaatacaacggccacacagaaaaacgacgtaaaacaacgcttgctttgtgtgaatgaggttaccggaggcccaattacccccttgcCCAatcttccaatccccgattctccaggaacccttaaattcctaacacccaaaaggccggcaatgcacttgtaacgcctctggtttttaacgtgtccatgggcggcgatgattgcttaccatcaggtatctgctcgtttaccggcttataccatctATCTTCACTATACTTAAGTCACTTGAAACTTACCCTCGTTGCCTTCACTGCGGTTGCCGTACACACTCCATCAAAATCTTGTTCTATACTTGCGTACGGTATTTTATTAACGTAAGCATTGAAAACCCAGGGTTTAGTTAATTTCTGCAAATAATTACATACGAATAAGTTAACGTTTGTTGCTTGTAGATATTGCTCTTCAgacgttaatattatttttattaagtttattatatttacgaGTACCTATGTTACTTTATTCAcgtcaatattaatttattagtgggcctattttttttacatttgatgggtcgacgtttgccTGCTATCTCACCTgaatgatgatgcggcctacgatggagcacgtctgcccataaacatctatttactagggctttgaagatacccaggttatactcatcaggaaacacagactccggcaaagaattgagcccatattgtttttttttctgaagtgCGAAATTGTTCCCAAAGAACACATATAATTGTGtatacaataatacataattattataccatttaaaaataaatatcttacaacAACAGCAAGGTTGAAAGCGGGAAATCTGTAGAATTTCTGCGTATACACATGCTTCAAAGATCGCCATTGTTCAATCTCTTCGTTATCTGATTCCTTGCCTAGAGTCTTGAGGATACCCGCCACAAACCGAACTTGATGGAACTTATGTCTTgggctgaaaaaaaaatacatttcgtacACGATCGTAAACTTACGCGCCTATATGACGAGCAAATGATTTTAACTAAAAGCAAATACACTACTTATCCAAACGgtgtttgtttattataattatccaTAAGAATCCCAATTTCATAGAgaaatttaattgaattgaagtataggagaaccatgcttcacgaataggccggctggatgagaatgataccacggcctcacagaaacaattttcgcgttgtgtttcgttaccGGAGCCTCAATACTGGGGGTAATTCCCCAATTTCCCTAAtccctaactcccaaaaggtaGACAACGTGGCGACAATATTGTAAAAACTTACTTCTTCCTATTGGTGAAGAAGCAGTTGGTTGAAGTTAATACCCTGTCTTCACGGATAATGCTACCGGCACAAAACGCTCGATACAGTAAGTTAGCTTTGTCGAACAATCTGAAGATAAGGACCTGGAAAGCAAATCTTGCAATGCATTCTGATCTTTAAGCCAACAAGTAAagagtttatattaaaaaaactgagGTAAATGGacacatttctttttcttcGCTTCTATTATTTTATCACTAATGAATTATTTTGCTGAGGGAGTCCAAACAAGACTCAGTTGGTCATGTCCTTGAAACGTGTCGACTTTTTTACTTTGACCACAGAAGTTACACTGGACTTCATCATCAATATCATATCAACCATAAGACATccgctgctgaacataggcctagCCCTAATGACTTCTAGATAAGCCAGTTTCaagtgacctgcatccagcCGCTCCCTGCGAGATTTATCAGGTCGTCTatccaccttgtgggtggacgaCTCGAGAACCGTTTTGCTCTAGCAGCCGTCGGTAGCAGGGCCATGTGCCCTGCctactgccacttcagcttgcagTGAACTTGTACCAATAAAACCAGATGAATAGGTAATTAAACAGGGATGACAACGGACTAAATAATTTCTGAAGTTCTTACATGATGTGGCCACTCCCCAAGTTGCACTTCATCACCAAAATTAGTGCGTAGTCTGTTGCGGCGGCTCTGTAATTATCAAATGTACTGAAGTGTTTACTTCTTTGGCAAGACAGCTTAAATTATTAGGCTCTTGATCAACTAGAACAGAAACTTTAAGGAATCTCTTTAAACAAAGAGAATAGTTCAAGAATGAGTAACCTTATTACATTGGCATCTAATAAGTAAATTACCTATGACATCTTATTGATTTTTAAGCGGTACAAGCTTGCAATTattttatcactacatagtataaaacaaagtcgctttctcagTCCCTATGTGCCGATGTATgcttatatctttaaaactacgcaacggaattgatgcggtttttttaatagatagtgattcaagaggaagattcaaatgtataatacatgcataatatatcactattgcacccatgcgaagctggggcgggtcgctagtacataaataaattaaaaatgttaaaacttaCCCTCAACTGTACATTGGTTACATTTTCATAACTTAGAACTATGCAAGTACATAATACGGTAATGATTCCAAAAAAAGACCTGCCGAAAGTCACTTTTGGAGATTTTAGCAAGCAATCGTGTTAAAGGTTTTCATCGATACATGTAAAACGCATTAAagaataacatttatattacaaataatatttacaccGAAATTAATAACGCCGTGAGTGACATTTTTGACACAAACTGATCTGAAGGACTGACAACAGTTGCTTCATTACAGAACAATCAAACTTTTTCATCACAGAAGTTTGTgattatgaataattaaaaaaaaacaacgcgTTTCAGTACGCAACCAAAATCCAAAAAGTATAATAAGTTCGGAATGCTCTATGTTTTGTGTTCAATGTTGTGGTGGCCCagagatttaagacgcccgcttctcatacatgaggatACGGGTTCGAAAcgaaatgccactgtacaatgtacacccacttttcacaatttgtgttgttATAAGTTCTACGTAATAaagggtgaacctattgctatatactggtcacaattccagactccgtgctactactgagaaattttccatAAATCGCaaaatgcccagcaatactttgcccgacccgggaatcgaaccaggaATGCATtacccggtagtcgcacttacgaccactcgacagacgaggcagtcaatttaaGAACCCATACCATACtaagtcataatttattttaaaaacatgttaatCATTCGTATAGTTATTTTCTAATTAGTCTACCTATTACTGAACGCGAGGTCATCAGGTCATGCCACACACACGTGTGTGACACTAGTAATTGTCAACCAATTAGTTTCTAATTAAAActcatttaaaagttaattaatttattaattaataaataaaataattatacaaatgcaACATTATAAAACTTCATGCATCTACATTCATAGAATtcaatctaatctaattaaattgaaatttaatcgaaacactatttttattattaaaaacagttatccaaaatattaaaattatttaaaataaattaaatcgaaATATCACAATAATCCTCACTGTTTTGAGTTAGGGCTTTAACCTATTCgccttttgtattttttaaatcatctgGCGTATCCACATCTTCTAATCCCCATAGATTAGTTCCATCACCAGTTCTTTTAGACCTCTGTTTTATCATTTCGTTCGAGACAGTCTTCAGGTCGTACGCCCATCCGATCCAAGCAAAGAAATCAATGAACTTCGTAGTAAAATTCAAACTATTGTTTCCAAGTTCAGCTGTGCGATAATCCCATGGAAAAACATGATGAAAATTATGGAAACCTTCCCCAAATGTTGCTATGGAAACGGCTATGTTTTGTGCTGGTAAAATCTTCTTGTCATAAGGTCTCTTTCCGTATATATGAGCTGCGCTGTTGACGAGGAAGGTGACGTTAAGGTTCATGATGTACCGCAGCATGGTGATGTGCCAGGCATTAGTCCAGGTCTCTCCCCAACAGTAGACTGGTATCAGTGTTGGTAAACCGAAGCAAACTGCCCCGATGAATGGTATGGCGTACCtgagaaaaaaataacgttgttaaatacaaaacatattcACTTCTAATGGAGGATGGGGGATTCTCCGAAAAAGAATAAAGAACAGCTTATAtagtaactttttaaataaatttttgataTAGGCCGGACAACCAACTACTGTGCAAATTGTTGCGAATTATTTGTGCAGGGTCTAAATATTATCTTTGTGGATTTAAATCAATCGTCAATATTTGCTACCTTCATAGATACTATAGACtaacatattttgtaaaaatacttacttcTTCTGAAACCTCAGCACAGGATTGTTATAAATATCAGACATGTCAAGTTTCTTTCCTAATTTCTTGACATCAGGGTGTTTTCTCACCAACAGCCAACCGACATGCGAATAGAAGAATCCTCGGGAGGCATTGTGAGGATCGGCATCAGTGTCACTATACTTGTGATGGAGTCGATGGTTTCTCACCCAATCAATGGCCGAGTTTTGAAACGCAATGGAATTCATCACCATGAGAAGAATTTCTAAAGGCAGTTTTGCTTTATAAGTTTTATGCGACCAAAGCCTGTGGGCTCCAGCTGTAATTCCTACTTCTGCTACGACGAATAGAAAGAAtgctggaaataaataaaattatcatcaaaaatcacttctttatctgaaaggtaataagtgtgggagtgccatgctACGGCACCAcatgatacaacggcctcacagaaaactgacgtgaaacaaatctagcgtcgtgtttcgttgtgtgagtgaggttaccggaggcccaattacgcccTTTTCTTATTTTCCCAATCCTTGATttctccaacaatccttaaattcttaacgcctaaaaggcacttgtaacgcctctagtgtttcgggtgtagaTGGGcggtgtcgattgcttaccatcaggtgaagtaaaaaaggtaaagtaaataaatactgacTTTACTGACGTAATCTTTTAGAAGTAAGCTATGATGAAAATATCAACTTAGTATCACAtgacgactgcctcgttggctagTAGAGTGGTCGACGGATTCGAGTTCTATTCCCAGATGGGACATCCACAAAGTGGATGTTACGTAGTATAATATGGTgattctctgcctacccccatcaATGATTATCAAGACGCAATTAATATCCACTTACCAAATAATATTGACGCCCATTTTGCCGAAGTGAAACACAAGTAAAGGCCGTATAGTCCAGCTACATGCCAATAAGTAAAT contains:
- the LOC118276125 gene encoding acyl-CoA Delta(11) desaturase, with product MAQTIQTTTILEQKEEKTITLPLVPQAGKRKFEIIYPNLITFTYWHVAGLYGLYLCFTSAKWASILFAFFLFVVAEVGITAGAHRLWSHKTYKAKLPLEILLMVMNSIAFQNSAIDWVRNHRLHHKYSDTDADPHNASRGFFYSHVGWLLVRKHPDVKKLGKKLDMSDIYNNPVLRFQKKYAIPFIGAVCFGLPTLIPVYCWGETWTNAWHITMLRYIMNLNVTFLVNSAAHIYGKRPYDKKILPAQNIAVSIATFGEGFHNFHHVFPWDYRTAELGNNSLNFTTKFIDFFAWIGWAYDLKTVSNEMIKQRSKRTGDGTNLWGLEDVDTPDDLKNTKGE
- the LOC118276343 gene encoding transmembrane protease serine 9-like isoform X1, whose protein sequence is MIIKFLLYFIILYPENCYADENATYDDDEFFPYPEYFYEEDDLKFDDKIWVPRVVDGEPAKLGEIPYQVSLKKLKKDGLYRSFCGASIIGEKKILTAAHCFLGNKRLSAVYLSGTIDRNTLSDIYAVAGNLMNKGKYSLDNDFGQWRRLSSVRYSTKYKRPKHDIAVAYLDDPFIYNKYIGPIPIATKNQDYNRLCLVSGYGKTRSNKKYSSEILLKAYLEIMTSYNCTKLYHYNMETFICTATQFADTARGDSGGPLVCTNTSDPNERDIGVLVGIASSNSPNRSSLFVRVSKYYNFITRETVPVIRYNKYGQLRSSCIAHKFDFCMLILLPFVTIQMSVLSYQLCHLLFYLV
- the LOC118276343 gene encoding coagulation factor IX-like isoform X2, whose protein sequence is MIIKFLLYFIILYPENCYADENATYDDDEFFPYPEYFYEEDDLKFDDKIWVPRVVDGEPAKLGEIPYQVSLKKLKKDGLYRSFCGASIIGEKKILTAAHCFLGNKRLSAVYLSGTIDRNTLSDIYAVAGNLMNKGKYSLDNDFGQWRRLSSVRYSTKYKRPKHDIAVAYLDDPFIYNKYIGPIPIATKNQDYNRLCLVSGYGKTRSNKKYSSEILLKAYLEIMTSYNCTKLYHYNMETFICTATQFADTARVSWVILAGL
- the LOC118276006 gene encoding uncharacterized protein LOC118276006, encoding LLKSPKVTFGRSFFGIITVLCTCIVLSYENVTNVQLRSRRNRLRTNFGDEVQLGEWPHHVLIFRLFDKANLLYRAFCAGSIIREDRVLTSTNCFFTNRKNPRHKFHQVRFVAGILKTLGKESDNEEIEQWRSLKHVYTQKFYRFPAFNLAVVKLTKPWVFNAYVNKIPYASIEQDFDGVCTATAVKATRSWSAVKYLYTEEVEMMQREECEKLLCRSCRLFMCTIFDNRNQYAYSETEGGGLVCYETGDPAEVDENQGVLVAVTSIVNIGLPNLHMRVGAFNKWVTDLSCDVYVNKFIMVLCILILCY